Within Dehalococcoidales bacterium, the genomic segment GATGAGACGCTGTATTTCCTGATTCCGCCCGGTAACCCTGCCCAGTGACGAATCACGGGGGGTCCGGGTAACCGTAGAGCGGGGCAACATGGAGTATTCAGCGGTAACCCAGCCACTACCTCCCCCCCTCAGAAAACCCGGAACTCTTTCCTCCACACTGACCGAACACAACACCCGCGTCTTGCCCAGTTCTATCAACGCCGAGCCCTCCGCGAAGCTCTGGAACCCGGGAGTTATTTTCACCGGACGCATCTCGTCCCAGGCACGACCGTCTCCTCTTTTCAACTAAATCCCCTTCCTCAATTTAAAATACAAGACAAAGTATAGCACCGATGAATAAGGGCTGACAATCTCGCGCTTAGCCTGCCGCCGAAGGGAGTTTGAGCTGGTTCAGATAGACAGGTGACACCTGTTATATAGTCCTTAGCTTCAGAGAGTTGAAACCCCTTCGCCTGCTTGCCAAAGCCTACCGCCTGCTCACGCTAAAGCTTCAGGTAAGCCAGCCGGACAGGACTCTATCCCCTTTTCTGAGGGCTTACTCAGTCCCCGTAGACCCGGGCCAGTGTTTCCCTGAGCATGGGCACCGTCTGGTAAGCGGCAATGTCCTCCGGGTCTATCCATCTCATCTCCTGGTGTTCCCAGTCCATTCTAACCTTCCTCCGGTCTTTGATACGGAAAAGATAGGGATAGACTACCCACCGCACGCCCATCCTCTCATCTTCGATCACCAGAGCCTCGCCCTTCTTAATCAGCTCGATCTCTTCACCGTACAGGCCGGTTTCCTCCCCTATCTCCACCAGGGCCTGCTCATCAGCGGTCTCATCAACATAACCGCTGACACCGGCCCATCTCCCCCGGTAACTGCCGACCAGTTCACTGCGGCGCAACAGCAATATCTCACCGTCAGATTCAAGGAAACAGGTGACCACTGATTTTTCCTGAAAATTACGCGCCAACCTCAATTCCTCCGGCTTCATCAAAAATAGAGAGGCTAACGCACCTCTTACACTCCCCACCATATCGATTCCCCGCAACGTAATAAGAGGAAGAAGCCTTTTTAAACTCCCGTCAGTCCAGACTGTTCAGGTGCTCTTTCAGCCAGCCTAAAGCGGTCTCGGCGGCAGAGCGCTTGTTCTGCTCCCGGTCGCCCCGGAAAACGTGCTTCTGGCTGTAAGTTCCTCCCCGGTGTGAGAAACCTATGCAGAACAACCCCACAGGCTTGGCGGGGGTAGCTCCACCCGGCCCGGCGATACCGGTATCGGATAAACAGATGTCGGCGGCCAGTAATTTCCGGCCGCCCGCCGCCATCTCCTCAGCCACCTGGGTGCTCACCGCACCGTATTTTCCGATGGTCTCCCTTTTTACTCCCACCACATTGATCTTAATCTCATTATGGTAAGCGGTAACCGACCCCTGATAGTAACTTGAACTGCCGGGGACATTAGTTATCAGGTGAGATATCAGACCCCCGGTAGCTGACTCCACCAATCCCAGAGTCAATCCCCTGCGACGGAGCAAATCACCAACTTCCTGTTCAAGGCTGGCCATGATTCAGATAAACCTTTCTCTCAAAATCTGACTTCAAGAACCCGGGACACCCCCCCCAATACGAGCTATTAGATCTCAGGTATTGATTATATAGTGTATTAGCACTAAAATAAAGCCATTCTGATATTTAAGGGGGTCTGTTATGGCAATATTAGCCTGGGTTCTGGCTTCTCTGGGCGGGTTATCAGCGGTAATGGGTGTTATCACCGCCGCCGGAGTACTCCCGCCGCTCGGCGACGAGTTCACCACCATGTTCTGGCTGACACTGGGTATAATATTACTTCTGGGCTGTGTTGCCGCTGCCTCCGCTTCCCAAAGCAGTTACGATTAGCGGACCTGGTTTGAGGCTAACTCGCTAAGCCTTTTTCCGCCGCCGCAGCAGCCAGTAGGTAATACCGCCGGCAACTATCCATACCGGACTGAATATACCGACCCAGATGAAGATGTTCGCCAGCGCATGGCCCAAGGTGACGAGGCCATTCCAGGCTTCGCTGGCGGTAATATCAGCGCTCCAGCCGGGGAGTACGGTAATATACTCGTTCCTGGTTTCGGTAGTGGTGTTACCCCTGTCATCAGTCACTTTCAGAGAGACGGTATAACCGCCAGTAGTCCTGTAAGTATGCGCCGGAGACCTGTCCGTGCTGGTATCCCCATCGCCGAAGTCCCACTCAAAGCTATAAGGCTCAAACCCACCGGTTACCTGGCGGAGGGTAAACTGGACCTCCTGACCCGCCCTTACGCTCCTTTTATCAGCCGCAAAACTGACATTGAGCCTGGCCTGCTCCAGATATACCTGAATCAGAGAGGTCTCTGAAGTCCGCTCCAGGAATTGCATCCGCCCCTTGATCTGTTCGATTTCGCCTCTAACCCTGGAAAGCTCCCGCTGAACGCTGAGAATCTCTTCAACCTTTTCTGCCTTTTCCAGAAGTCTGAGTAATTGCTCCTCAGTCGCCTCCAGGTTACGCAGCTTGGCGGCCAGGTCAGAATACTCCTCGGTGACATCCTGACTCGAGGTACTTTCCGACTTTACCTCAACGGCCAGCCCGCGTAATGCCCGCATGGCATTATCAAAGCTTTCCGCGGGCACGCGAAAGACAATATTCCCGGTGAGATTTTCCTCTTCCCCGAACCGGTTAGAAGAAACCACATAGCCACCAAAACCCTGGGCAAGCTCCGCAATCTGGTCTAGAGCCACCGGGACATTATTCACCACCAGTTGCACATTGGCGGTACGCACAATCATGCGGTCAATATCCAGCTGCCCGGTTTCAATTATCACCGGTGGCGTTACACCAAAAGACGGTCTTCCCACAATCATTTCCGGGGGTGGCGCCGGGGCTACCGGTGTGGGTGCTGGCGCCGTTGGTGTCGTCGGCCCCACTATCCCCTTTGAATCTTCCTCTCTTATCGCTGAAGGGGAGCAGGCAACAAACACAAGCAAGATCCCCAGCAAAATAGGGGTTACCAAGGTAAACTTCTTCATCATTGCCTCCTGTTTGGTGACGGCTGACCTCACCTAATTAGTATAACGCTGATTAAGCTAAAAGGATAGGCCGTCCAGGGTCATCTCTGCAGTCAATCTCTTTACCCTGCTGACCACGGCGTGATAAACTGGGGCAGATCTGGCGGACTGGAGGTAGTCAATGTCGCTGTTTATCACCTTTGAGGGAGGAGAGGGGAGTGGCAAGACTCTCCAGGCGCGGGCGCTCTACCGCCGGATTTCCAAACTTGAAGTACCGGTGCGGCTCATCCATGAACCGGGCAGCACGGCACTGGGCTTAAAGCTGGCGCGTCTGCTGAAATGGACGGAGCGTACCCGGATATCACCATTGGCAGAGTTGCTGCTGTTCAACGCCTCCCGCTCTCAACTGGTTGCCGAGATTATCCTGCCTGACCTGAAAGCCGGGAAAGTGGTTATCTGTGACCGCTATACCGATTCCACTGTCAGCTACCAGAGTTACGGGCGGGGTCTCGACATGGACCTGGTCAGGTCTATTAATCAGGCTGCCACCGGCGGGCTGAATCCTGACCTGACCGTTTTGCTGGATGTTCCGGTTGAAGAAGGTTTTGCCCGGAAGCGGGACAAGAAGCCAGACCGCTTTGAGCAGGAGGACATGGCTTTTCACCACAGAGTCCGGGAGGGCTATCTGAAGCTGGCGGCGGCTGAGCCGCCGCGCTGGCTGGTGGTGGATGCCCGCCAGTCAAAAGCCAGAATAAAAGAGATAATCTGGCTCAGGGTAAGCCAGTTGCTCCCAAATGGGGAGTGATTGAACGCGTGTATACCATCATTGCAAGCCAGAACATAATGGGTACCCGTTACGAGGGTATTATTCAGGATTGGTTGGCGGCGCCATTGCGAAACCATTCCTCTATAGGCGGAAGGCTTCAGCCCGAGTTCAGCCCGAGGGCGAAGCAATCTGTGTGTGGGGAAGGGTATACCTCACCTCTCAGATTGCCACGTCGGCTACGCCTCCTCGCAATGACAGATAAAACCAACTAAATGCAAACACTACTCCTCGTTACAATAGACTTGGTAATGCAAAATATTGTATGATACAATACACGTGGAGACTTTAGTGTCATTATTGTTAAACGATGTGTTTTATTTTCATGTTTTGGTCACTTAGCTGAGCTAAAATTAAGTCTATCTGGAGTATGATTATGCCGGAGACGGGTGACAGGTTAAGAATAAAACTTGGTACATCGGTGGAGTCGGGGTCATTGTTGCAGAAGGACCTGGTGATGATGGCCAGGAAGCTGCGTCGCCATGTTGTTTCCATGACGGGAGAGACCGGCAGCGGGCATCCCGGCGGTTCCCTGTCCGCAGTGGAGATTGTCACCGCTCTCTATTTTAAGGCGCTGCGGCATAATCCTGAAGACCCCTGCTGGCCGGA encodes:
- a CDS encoding CinA family protein, whose amino-acid sequence is MASLEQEVGDLLRRRGLTLGLVESATGGLISHLITNVPGSSSYYQGSVTAYHNEIKINVVGVKRETIGKYGAVSTQVAEEMAAGGRKLLAADICLSDTGIAGPGGATPAKPVGLFCIGFSHRGGTYSQKHVFRGDREQNKRSAAETALGWLKEHLNSLD
- the tmk gene encoding dTMP kinase; this encodes MSLFITFEGGEGSGKTLQARALYRRISKLEVPVRLIHEPGSTALGLKLARLLKWTERTRISPLAELLLFNASRSQLVAEIILPDLKAGKVVICDRYTDSTVSYQSYGRGLDMDLVRSINQAATGGLNPDLTVLLDVPVEEGFARKRDKKPDRFEQEDMAFHHRVREGYLKLAAAEPPRWLVVDARQSKARIKEIIWLRVSQLLPNGE
- a CDS encoding DUF4349 domain-containing protein; translated protein: MMKKFTLVTPILLGILLVFVACSPSAIREEDSKGIVGPTTPTAPAPTPVAPAPPPEMIVGRPSFGVTPPVIIETGQLDIDRMIVRTANVQLVVNNVPVALDQIAELAQGFGGYVVSSNRFGEEENLTGNIVFRVPAESFDNAMRALRGLAVEVKSESTSSQDVTEEYSDLAAKLRNLEATEEQLLRLLEKAEKVEEILSVQRELSRVRGEIEQIKGRMQFLERTSETSLIQVYLEQARLNVSFAADKRSVRAGQEVQFTLRQVTGGFEPYSFEWDFGDGDTSTDRSPAHTYRTTGGYTVSLKVTDDRGNTTTETRNEYITVLPGWSADITASEAWNGLVTLGHALANIFIWVGIFSPVWIVAGGITYWLLRRRKKA
- a CDS encoding NUDIX pyrophosphatase gives rise to the protein MARNFQEKSVVTCFLESDGEILLLRRSELVGSYRGRWAGVSGYVDETADEQALVEIGEETGLYGEEIELIKKGEALVIEDERMGVRWVVYPYLFRIKDRRKVRMDWEHQEMRWIDPEDIAAYQTVPMLRETLARVYGD